AGGGAAAGTTTTACATAGGTCACATTTGGCATCCGATTTTCCGAGACGGAATCAAAACTTTAGCCTACGAGATAGCTGAACAGTTTGAATGGAGGCTTCCAGACCGTGTTTACTTGCCAGTTTCAGCTGGAACGCTGCTGCTTGGTGTCATAGAAGGATTTAAAGACTTGCTGGAGTCCGGAGTGGTAAGCGGGTTTCCAACAATTGTGGCTTGCCAAACCGAGCAAGTTTCACCGCTTTATCACAGATTGAAGAATATGCCTTACACTCCTCCGGAAAAAATAACTTCAATTGCGGATGCCCTTGTCAGCACTAATCCTCCGCTTTTAGAACTGATGGTGAAAAAAATGACTGAAATAAGGGGTGATACGGAAATTGTGAATGAAAATCAAATTTACGACGGCTTTGTTGAGCTTGCTAAGAAGGGCTTCTTTGTTGAGCCGAGTTCGGCTGTTGCTTATGCCGCTTATAAGAAACAAGTTGAAAGTGGAAAAGTGTTGAAGGATGAAAGTGCAGTCATAGTTTTAACCGGTATGGGGTTGAAATCGAAGCTTAAACCTTAACGGTACTGGGCATTTGGGCCTAGAAAACCGTAGATTTCCCCTTCTTTAACCTCAAAGTTTACGTGGTCAACTGCGACTAAATATCCGTTAAAAACTTTCGTTAGCTCCTTAGCTTCAATGATGTTTTCAGTCAAGCTCTTACACCTTCTTTTAACTTCTTATTTATCTCCTCAATCTTCTGCGAAGCCTCATCTAAAATCTTCTTAACGTCGTTCAATGCTTCCTTTGAAAATTTAGCCTCTAAATTTTCAATAAACTCGAAAAGAGCTGAAATGAATTTTCTTTCGGCTTCTTGGAGCTCTACTGCTTCCTCATATTCATGCGGAGCAGCCCAAAGTAACCCAAAGATTAGTGGCGGCATTAAGAACTTTAGCTTGGCTTTCAACTCCTTTTTAATTGCAGTTTCTTTTTCGAGGATTTTTTGACCTTTTTCTGTGAGTTTGTAGCGTTTTACGCCGGCTTCTTCTGTTGGTACTTCCTGTATGACTCCGTGGTCTTGTAGCCATGCAAGCAGAGGATAAATTGAGCCTGGGCTGGGCTTCCATTCCCCACAAGTTCTTTTTCCAACTTCCTCAATTATTTCTGCCCCAGACATCGGCTTTTGACTTAAAAGCTTCAATACAAAGTAGCGTAAGAACCCCTTTGGAATAGCTGCTGTATGCCTTATCCAGTGTCTTGCTGGGAACACTTTGTGTTCGTGGTGGTGATGCCCAAACATTCTAATTCACGTTAAACCAAATTTT
Above is a genomic segment from Candidatus Bathyarchaeota archaeon containing:
- a CDS encoding PadR family transcriptional regulator, with the protein product MFGHHHHEHKVFPARHWIRHTAAIPKGFLRYFVLKLLSQKPMSGAEIIEEVGKRTCGEWKPSPGSIYPLLAWLQDHGVIQEVPTEEAGVKRYKLTEKGQKILEKETAIKKELKAKLKFLMPPLIFGLLWAAPHEYEEAVELQEAERKFISALFEFIENLEAKFSKEALNDVKKILDEASQKIEEINKKLKEGVRA
- a CDS encoding pyridoxal-phosphate dependent enzyme; protein product: MAKCTKCSALSSNPLDYRCGCGSPFEMDVKVVFEKAKIRVHDYSFWRYRAFFPYINEHTIVSLGEGWTPLVKFSGNVYFKLDFLNPTGSFKDRGSTALISAIHKQVKKASGYVSEDSSGNAGASIAAYAARAGLKAKIFVPAEVSGQKFNQILFYGAEVERVEGERSKVAAEAQKPEKGKFYIGHIWHPIFRDGIKTLAYEIAEQFEWRLPDRVYLPVSAGTLLLGVIEGFKDLLESGVVSGFPTIVACQTEQVSPLYHRLKNMPYTPPEKITSIADALVSTNPPLLELMVKKMTEIRGDTEIVNENQIYDGFVELAKKGFFVEPSSAVAYAAYKKQVESGKVLKDESAVIVLTGMGLKSKLKP